One genomic segment of Schistosoma haematobium chromosome 6, whole genome shotgun sequence includes these proteins:
- the CDK1_1 gene encoding Cell division protein kinase 1 (EggNog:ENOG410V758~COG:D), whose protein sequence is MSTRGNYALSDFIRLEKIGEGTYGVVYKCKNKVNGKFAALKKIRLENDEEGVPSTAIREISLLKELQHPNIVNLEQVIMENGRLYLVFEYLNLDLKRYLDDSGRKNLLEPGIVKSFMYQMLQGLLFCHGRRVIHRDLKPQNILVDIGRKIVKLADFGLARAFGIPVRVLTHEVVTLWYRAPEILLGAQRYSCAVDIWSMGCIFSEVSTKEALFRGDSEIDQLFRIFRLLGTPSEEVWPGVSSLPEYQKKSFPVWRNSKLSIQDNIAKAFTSPGLDLLQAMLIYEPSRRITARDALLHPYFSDLDKSLVPATGEEYIGLPLDQLPREVAAIFLADGGEVYHNSNDTENNTSNLCIAVQPDTVQLGSAAIPTAKYLADCKKQAHQTVGAVNSKSSHHVAPLADNHETNMSIS, encoded by the exons ATGTCGACACGCGGTAATTACGCCTTGTCCGACTTTATAAGACTGGAGAAAATCGGCGAAG GAACATACGGAGTGGTGTATAAATGTAAAAACAAAGTCAACGGTAAATTTGCTGCACTTAAAAAGATACGTCTCGAAAATGACGAAGAGGGTGTTCCTTCGACGGCTATTCGGGAAATATCACTCCTAAAAGAATTACAACATCCTAACATTGTGAA TCTCGAGCAGGTAATCATGGAGAATGGAAGACTATACTTAGTTTTTGAGTACCTAAATTTGGATTTAAAACGCTACTTGGATGACAGTGGAAGAAAAAACTTACTCGAACCTGGTATTGTTAAG AGCTTCATGTATCAAATGCTGCAAGGTCTATTGTTTTGTCACGGCAGGCGAGTTATTCACAGGGATCTAAAGCCCCAAAATATCCTGGTTGATATTGGAAGAAAAATTGTCAAACTTGCAGATTTCGGTTTGGCTCGTGCTTTTGGAATTCCTGTTCGTGTACTAACTCATGAG GTTGTTACTTTATGGTATCGAGCTCCAGAAATCTTGCTTGGGGCTCAAAGGTATTCTTGTGCCGTAGATATTTGGTCTATGGGCTGTATCTTTTCTGAGGTTTCAACAAAAGAAGCTTTATTTCGAGGAGATTCGGAAATAGATCAACTTTTTCGCATTTTCCGGCTCCTTGGTACGCCATCAGAAGAAGTTTGGCCAGGAGTTTCAAGTTTACCGGAATATCAAAAGAAAAGTTTTCCTGTTTGGCGCAATTCAAAGTTGTCTATTCAAGATAATATAGCTAAAGCCTTCACCAGTCCTGGTCTTGATTTGCTTCAG GCCATGCTGATCTATGAACCTTCGCGACGTATTACTGCAAGGGATGCTCTCTTGCATCCTTATTTTTCTGACTTGGACAAATCTCTTGTGCCAGCAACTGGTGAAGAGTACATTGGTTTGCCATTAGACCAGTTACCCCGTGAAGTTGCTGCTATATTTCTAGCAGATGGCGGTGAAGTATACCATAATTCCAACGATACAGAAAATAATACTAGCAATTTATGTATCGCCGTCCAACCTGATACCGTACAATTGGGAAGTGCAGCAATCCCTACAGCGAAATATTTGGCTGACTGCAAAAAGCAAGCTCATCAAACAGTAGGTGCAGTAAATTCCAAGTCCAGTCACCATGTGGCACCGTTGGCAGATAATCACGAAACTAATATGTCAATTAGCTAG
- the CDK1_1 gene encoding Cell division protein kinase 1, variant 2 (EggNog:ENOG410V758~COG:D), translating to MYQMLQGLLFCHGRRVIHRDLKPQNILVDIGRKIVKLADFGLARAFGIPVRVLTHEVVTLWYRAPEILLGAQRYSCAVDIWSMGCIFSEVSTKEALFRGDSEIDQLFRIFRLLGTPSEEVWPGVSSLPEYQKKSFPVWRNSKLSIQDNIAKAFTSPGLDLLQAMLIYEPSRRITARDALLHPYFSDLDKSLVPATGEEYIGLPLDQLPREVAAIFLADGGEVYHNSNDTENNTSNLCIAVQPDTVQLGSAAIPTAKYLADCKKQAHQTVGAVNSKSSHHVAPLADNHETNMSIS from the exons ATGTATCAAATGCTGCAAGGTCTATTGTTTTGTCACGGCAGGCGAGTTATTCACAGGGATCTAAAGCCCCAAAATATCCTGGTTGATATTGGAAGAAAAATTGTCAAACTTGCAGATTTCGGTTTGGCTCGTGCTTTTGGAATTCCTGTTCGTGTACTAACTCATGAG GTTGTTACTTTATGGTATCGAGCTCCAGAAATCTTGCTTGGGGCTCAAAGGTATTCTTGTGCCGTAGATATTTGGTCTATGGGCTGTATCTTTTCTGAGGTTTCAACAAAAGAAGCTTTATTTCGAGGAGATTCGGAAATAGATCAACTTTTTCGCATTTTCCGGCTCCTTGGTACGCCATCAGAAGAAGTTTGGCCAGGAGTTTCAAGTTTACCGGAATATCAAAAGAAAAGTTTTCCTGTTTGGCGCAATTCAAAGTTGTCTATTCAAGATAATATAGCTAAAGCCTTCACCAGTCCTGGTCTTGATTTGCTTCAG GCCATGCTGATCTATGAACCTTCGCGACGTATTACTGCAAGGGATGCTCTCTTGCATCCTTATTTTTCTGACTTGGACAAATCTCTTGTGCCAGCAACTGGTGAAGAGTACATTGGTTTGCCATTAGACCAGTTACCCCGTGAAGTTGCTGCTATATTTCTAGCAGATGGCGGTGAAGTATACCATAATTCCAACGATACAGAAAATAATACTAGCAATTTATGTATCGCCGTCCAACCTGATACCGTACAATTGGGAAGTGCAGCAATCCCTACAGCGAAATATTTGGCTGACTGCAAAAAGCAAGCTCATCAAACAGTAGGTGCAGTAAATTCCAAGTCCAGTCACCATGTGGCACCGTTGGCAGATAATCACGAAACTAATATGTCAATTAGCTAG